The Patescibacteria group bacterium DNA window GAAATGAACTTATAAAAAAAATTGCACACAATGCCAAGTATGACATGGAAGTATGCGCTAGTAATGAGTTGCCATTCTCGGGTCTTGCCTTTGATACGATGCTTGCTGCATATGTGCTCAACCCCGGTGTACGGGAGTATAGTCTTGACAACTTAGCGCTCAGCGAGTTTGGATATCAAAAAATCCGCATCGAGTCACTCATTGGTCCCAAGGGTAAGGATCAAAAATCCATGAGCGACGTGGCACTGGAAGATATTACCCCGTATGCATGCGAGGATGCATGGATGGCATTCCGGCTTTATGGGCATTATCGTCACTTGCTTGAAAAAGAAAACCTTCTTTCGCTTCTAGAAACAATCGAAGTGCCTCTTGTAGCTATTCTTTGCGATATGGAGCGCATTGGAATAGCGCTTGATCCGTCGGTGTTGCACGAGCTATCCAAAAAAGTAGATACAGAGCTGGGCGTGATACAAAAAACAATATATTCTCTTGCAGGCAAGGAATTTAATATCAATTCCCCGACACAACTCAAAGAAATTTTATTTGTTGATTTGCATATTTCAACAATCCGCATTAAGAAAGGAAAGACGGGATTATCGACAGCCGCTTCAGAACTTGAAAAAATGCGCCCGCTTCACCCCATTATTGAGCATATTATTCAGCACCGTGAGCTCGCAAAATTAAAAAACACCTATATTGATGTACTCCCGACTCTTGTTAATCCCACGACAAAAAGAGTGCATACAAGCTTCAATCAAACAATTGCGGCAACAGGAAGGCTTTCATCGTCAAATCCAAACTTGCAAAATATTCCCATTAGGCAAGAGATGGGAAGAGAAATTCGGAAAGCATTTGTTGCCGCTCCCGGATATGAGCTTCTTGCAGCTGATTATTCCCAGCTTGAATTAAGAATTGTCGCATCGTTGGCGAATGATGAGAAAATGATTCAGGCTTTTCGGGAAGGCAAGGATATCCATCGTTCTACAGCCGCAGAGATGCAAGGAGTGTCCCCTGAAGATGTCACGCAAGATATGCGCAGAGCTGCCAAAGAAGTGAACTTTGGCGTACTCTACGGCATGGGTCCGCAAGGCCTCTCGCAAGCGGCAGGGATCTCTTTTTCTCAGGCGCAGGATTTTATCGCGAAATATTTTGCCGCATATCCGGGAGTCCGTGAATACTTGGATGCCACTATTTCCATGGCTCGTTCACGAGGATTCGTAGAGACGATGTTTGGTCGCCGCCGTTATGTACCGGAAATCACCTCGTCGGTTTTTCAGGTGCGCAATGCCGCAGAACGTATGGCAGTGAATATGCCCGTGCAAGGCAGTGAAGCGGATATTATTAAACTTGCCATGATCGCTGTGTATCAAGATTTAAACCTCGTGTCTAATGAAGATATTCGACTTCTTCTTCAAGTGCACGATGAGCTTGTTTTTGAGGTGCGTCAGGGCTGTGTCTTGCAGTACGCTTCTCGCATTCGCACTGCAATGGAAGGAGTTGCGATACTAAAGGCCCCACTCGTTATCGATATGAAAACAGGGCCTAATTGGCATGACATGAAATCTCTATGATTATCAATGGCAAGGCATTAGCACAACGCTTTACGATGCGTCTTCAGAGAGATACTAGGGCATTACTGCAAAAAGGAGTAAGGCCTGGGTTTGGCATTCTATTGGTTGGTGATGACCCTGCATCACATCTGTATGTTTCCATGAAGCTTGATCTTGCGAGAAAACTAGGTTTTTATTGCAAGCGCGTATTTTTGCCGAAGAATACATCTGAAGAGATAGTAGTGCAAAAACTAAAAACTCTTCAAAACAATCCACGAATACACGGAGTTATTGTACAAATTCCATTACCCAAGCCCATCTCCCTTGGTGCTGTATGTGCCACATTGGATCCAAAAAAAGATATCGATTGTCTCCATCCCAGTAATCTAAAAAGCCTTCAAAGAGGTGTAAGACCGGTTTTTTGGCCTCCAACTGCCGAGTCGGTTGTTTCTCTCATCAAGTCAACCAAGCAATCACTGAAGAATAAAAAAGTTGTTATTGTCGGGTGCGGCTTTTTTGCGCATCAGATAGCAGCGCTCTGTGCATCAAAAGGCGCGCGCGTGAAAGTAGTCTCATCCTCGGCTACGAGGATTAAACAGAGCACTCTGCAGGCAGATATTGTAATCAGCGCAGTTGGAAAACCAAAGATCATCACTGGCGATTCAATAAAAAAAGGCGCTATTGTTATTGATGTTGGCGCTTCAAAACAGGGAAACAAGACAGTTGGCGATGTTGATATGGAATCTGTAGCGCCAAAAGCAAAAGCAGTTTCACCAGTTCCCGGTGGTGTTGGCCCCGTGACGGTTGTTATATTGATGAAAAATGTGTTGGATGCTGCAAAGCGATTGACGAGAAAGCAATAAAGCCTTATTCTACAACAACAAGTAATACTTGGGGGGTTAGTTTATCGGTAGAACAGCGGTCTCCAAAACCGCCAGGAGAGGTTCGATTCCTCTACCCCCCGCCATCCCGAAAAATTAAAAGACTCGGCGTCAATGCCGAGTCTTTTAACGCCTGATATTTATTCTGCTTTTTTCTCTTCCGGTGCTGGGGTCTCTGTAGTGCCCTGCTGTGTTGCATCTAGTGCCGCTGGTGCTATTTCCTGTACTGGCGCAGCGCTTTCTGATGTTACGCCATTTTGAATATCGCTAATCTTTTTCTTTATAATCTCATTTTGAGGATCATACTTCAATGCTCCTTCAAGAAACTGAACCGCAGAATCCTTATTTCCCTTATCAACCTCAATGAGCGCTGCCTGCCATGCTGCTAATGAGTAGTCAGGCCGCAAGCCGAGGGCAAGACGGAATGAATCCAACGCCTTGTTTTGTTTGTCGATAGTATTGTATCCAAGTCCTGCGAAGTAGAATATCGTTTCATCAGCAGATTGCATTGATGCCAGATTGATATTTTCATTTACGGCCTTGTCGAGGAAGCCTTCCGCATCGGCATTTTGCTTTTGCTCGATACGAATCATAGCAAGTCTCAGATGGGCCTGAGCATAATCTTCTTTCAATTTCAATGCTTCGTTGAGCTGTGTTTCTGCATTGGTAATCGATTGCTGGTAGACTTCTTGCGCCTTTGATTTGTCAACTTCCTCTTTTGCCTGTGCACTGCGTTGCTTATTGATTGCCGCAGAATCAAGGAAGTATTTGGCAAACTCGAGCCTGACGAGTGGGTTTTTGGGATCCAAGGCTATTGATTTGGTATAATGTTCTTCAACAAAAGACTCTGCCCCTGTCGTGAATGGTGCGATAGCTTGGTATGTTGATGCAAGGTTTTGCACATTACGCACATCGGAAGGGTTAAGCTGGTTTGCTCGCCGCGCAGAATCTACCGCGTTTGAAGCAAGTGCGGAAATCGTCGGGCCGTTTTTACTCGCATCCTCTTTTCCGAGGAGATTGTTCATTTTGTAGAGAAGTGCCTGGCTGAGCACTCGGGGATAGGAATGATGATTGGGGTTTTTCTGGTTTGCAATCACTAGTGTTTGAATGAGCTTGTCAACCTCGGCATCCTCCACCTTACCGGTTGTTCTCAGCTGGAGAGAGAGTTTTTGATCCTGCTCCAATCCGCGGGCAAATGTTTGATCGGCGCCATAGCGGCCCACAAGCACAAGTGTACCCACAATACCAACAATAATCACTGCGCAAAGCGCAAGAGATGAAAGAATGACAAAGCGATTGGTATGCTGCAATTTCGGCATTTTTACATTCATTTGATTGGTAGAATAGGTTATACCGAATGCAATCAGCAGCCACATCAAAAATGTCAGTGTGATATTACCCGGTTTTACAATTGCAGCATATCCTAGCGTAATAAATCCTGATGCCAGCGCAAGAAGGGCAACATACTGCTCGCTCATTGGTTCTGAAATTAAGAGCCTGCCAAGGGTCCATGCCAGAAGGCCGAGAAGAGTAAGAATACTTATGATGCCAAGCGCTCCGGTTTCAGCAACTTTTGTCAGAAGATAGGATCCTGACTGGTCAAAACGCAATGCCCATGCTTGAAGGTAGTTGATGTTGTTGATTTCCTGGGGGCGGGTTTTCGTATAGTTGGTAAGGAAGTTACCCGGTCCGGTGCCAAAGAGGGGTCGTTCCGTAAGTGATGAAGTGGCAATCGAAAGACTCGTTTTTAATGAAGGGTTGATAGTGAGAGGAAGCGCTACAAGGCGTGGAAAGCTGATAAAAATCATTGCAACCGAGAACACAACAACAAAGCTTGGCAGAACAAGCCACATGATCTTCTTGTCTTTCGGAAGCTTAACGTACAGGGCTGTCAGCGCTACGCCCAAGCCGAGTATGGTTGCAATCCAAAGCTGGCGCTCTGAAATGATAATAAGGAAAATAAGCCCAAGACTTGCAAAGAGCGCAAGAAGGATAGAGAGAAGATTGCGCTGTTTTTCTTCAGAAAGTGAGAGGCGTACAATGTGGACAATAGCCATGACAACCGACGTTGCAACAAGTACCCCCAGTAGACTTACCAGTCCGACCGTGTTGAATGCGTTTGTTTTGGTGAAATCAAACGGCATGATATAGATGCCCAGAAGCTGCAAAACGGCATAGGCTATTGCAAGCGTTACCGATGCAATAAGAGCATAGATCGAATTGATCATGGTGCGGGGAGTCAATTCATTCACGGTGATGAAGGTGAAAATCGAAAGCGTTACAAGTGTCCAAAAGCTTATAAACTCCTGTTTTTCAATGCCCCAGAAGCTGTTGTAGGGATAGATGGAGTAGATGCTTGTAACAAGCCATGCCACAAGAACGGCGCCAATGCCGATGTGCACCGGCGACCATTGGATATCGATCCGTTCCGTTGCAATGATTTTGCCGGTATAGAGTACGGCAAGCCAGAGCGTGCCGATAAAGAGCAGTAATTGTTTGTTAAGTTCCAAAACATCAGTTGTCAGAGGTAGGAAGAAAAGCGGCATCAGAAACACCATGCCGTAGAGCGACCATTCGAATACCCTGTCAATAAGAGTCGCAACCTCTTTGTTTTTTGGCGGATGATCGCCTTGGAATGAGTGTAATTTTTCTTCAACAACTGCCCGAACCCCCCGTTTGGCGGTTCGCTTGCTATCCATCATTGAATCGTCAAGCTGCATAGGATAAATTGATTAATGAGTAATAAAAAAAGACTAAAACAGAATACACATAGATTAGTATAGCGGTATATTCTATTTTGTGAAGTGGATAGGTCTTACTATATTGGTACTTTGGCGATAAACGCATATCAGAGCAGATATTAGGGGGATGGTGTATGCCTCTCGCTCTCTTCTCTTGTCAAAAGATACCGTATATAATGGTATATTCGGATAGCTGCCTTGAAAAATGCGCGATGCGGACGGTCTTTGTCTGTGCTGTGTTTTTTTGACCTCAATACCGATAGCGCTGTACTCTTCCGGAGAAATAACAAAATCTATCTCATTGCCACGTTTATCTCTCCAGTAGCGGACGGAAATTTCTTTTTTAAGAAATGATAACGCCACCCCATTTTCAAGTAATGCTCCCGAATCAGTCCTTTCGTTGAGCGCTCGAAAATCATTAACGAGTATATTTCGAAGGCCGGTATCAACAAAATAGACCTTTGGATTTTTTACGATTTCTGTACACTTATTCTTAAAAAAAGGCTTAATAAATGTACAGATATAGGTTTTTTCAAGAAACGTGCAGTACTTTTTCAAAGTAGGATATGACGTTTCTGAAATGCGCGACAATTCGTTGTATTCGATCAGATTTCCAATCTGTAATGCGAGTGCTTTGATAAGCGAATTGATGTGATGATCATCAATAAGTCCCAGATAATCGCTCACCTCTCGGATGAAAAAAGTCGATGCGATATTTTTCAGAAGCATTTTTTTTGCAGACAGGTCTTGCTCTAGTACAATGCGAGGATAGCCGCCATAGAGAAGATACTCCTCATAGAGCGGAGCAAGGAGACTATGCACTGCTGGTGGAGTATCGTTGTTTTCACCCCCTATTGTT harbors:
- the polA gene encoding DNA polymerase I, with protein sequence MKKPQKEPFMIIDGNALLHRAWHALPPLTTKKGEIVNAVYGFTMILLKALKDLTPTYAAVTFDRRAPTFRHEAFKEYKAKRVKQPQELYDQIDHIKHILTALHIPIFEKDGFEADDSIATICTYISQEDSQIKKIILSGDLDLLQLVDANTHLYTPKKGISDIAIYDEQGVQERYGIEPKQLLYFKALRGDQSDNIPGVKGIGEKTARELIQAFGSLDAIYDALERGAADSIKKQVAEKLKAQKKEALLSLSLVRLVHDVPIDFSIELCKLRPADTSSLSTIFHELEFTSLLSKLSELPGAAEAQPTLFQTAQSDTKWSHTLLSSQKDTTIFFKQLSQQTLCAVDTETTSLDALSARLIGISFCFDGVSAFYLPYDANAAWIPELKSFLGNELIKKIAHNAKYDMEVCASNELPFSGLAFDTMLAAYVLNPGVREYSLDNLALSEFGYQKIRIESLIGPKGKDQKSMSDVALEDITPYACEDAWMAFRLYGHYRHLLEKENLLSLLETIEVPLVAILCDMERIGIALDPSVLHELSKKVDTELGVIQKTIYSLAGKEFNINSPTQLKEILFVDLHISTIRIKKGKTGLSTAASELEKMRPLHPIIEHIIQHRELAKLKNTYIDVLPTLVNPTTKRVHTSFNQTIAATGRLSSSNPNLQNIPIRQEMGREIRKAFVAAPGYELLAADYSQLELRIVASLANDEKMIQAFREGKDIHRSTAAEMQGVSPEDVTQDMRRAAKEVNFGVLYGMGPQGLSQAAGISFSQAQDFIAKYFAAYPGVREYLDATISMARSRGFVETMFGRRRYVPEITSSVFQVRNAAERMAVNMPVQGSEADIIKLAMIAVYQDLNLVSNEDIRLLLQVHDELVFEVRQGCVLQYASRIRTAMEGVAILKAPLVIDMKTGPNWHDMKSL
- a CDS encoding bifunctional 5,10-methylenetetrahydrofolate dehydrogenase/5,10-methenyltetrahydrofolate cyclohydrolase, with product MIINGKALAQRFTMRLQRDTRALLQKGVRPGFGILLVGDDPASHLYVSMKLDLARKLGFYCKRVFLPKNTSEEIVVQKLKTLQNNPRIHGVIVQIPLPKPISLGAVCATLDPKKDIDCLHPSNLKSLQRGVRPVFWPPTAESVVSLIKSTKQSLKNKKVVIVGCGFFAHQIAALCASKGARVKVVSSSATRIKQSTLQADIVISAVGKPKIITGDSIKKGAIVIDVGASKQGNKTVGDVDMESVAPKAKAVSPVPGGVGPVTVVILMKNVLDAAKRLTRKQ
- a CDS encoding ATP-binding protein, which produces MYIQRKIEDTILRYIHSREIIAVVGSRQAGKTTLIQHILSSKKGCVAVTFDDKDVLDLFERNIKEFITTYVKGNDILFIDEFQYAKQGGKHLKFIYDTESIKIIISGSSAPELTVQASKYLVGRILTFSLYPFDFEEFLTARGTQALMLYRKHVITIGGENNDTPPAVHSLLAPLYEEYLLYGGYPRIVLEQDLSAKKMLLKNIASTFFIREVSDYLGLIDDHHINSLIKALALQIGNLIEYNELSRISETSYPTLKKYCTFLEKTYICTFIKPFFKNKCTEIVKNPKVYFVDTGLRNILVNDFRALNERTDSGALLENGVALSFLKKEISVRYWRDKRGNEIDFVISPEEYSAIGIEVKKTQHRQRPSASRIFQGSYPNIPLYTVSFDKRREREAYTIPLISALICVYRQSTNIVRPIHFTK